One part of the Musa acuminata AAA Group cultivar baxijiao chromosome BXJ1-5, Cavendish_Baxijiao_AAA, whole genome shotgun sequence genome encodes these proteins:
- the LOC103973161 gene encoding brassinosteroid-responsive RING protein 1 has protein sequence MGFPAGYSELLLLPRILLHIALILGSVRRLVFWVFHAIGLGDLVDSDAPWPENSGHSQLDHHHHYHQQPSQFRSVSAMLIQEALPVVRYEELVAAGQHVGGSCAVCLCEFEDAEEVRRLTNCRHVFHRGCLDRWLEYDQRTCPLCRTQLVGEETQDALDDQMWAAAGVPDSYYDDYYSFPFVSPSPSSPSSLLLPHQLFSSY, from the coding sequence ATGGGGTTCCCGGCGGGCTACTCGGAGCTGCTTCTGCTGCCAAGAATCCTCCTCCACATAGCCCTAATCCTTGGCTCCGTGCGGCGGCTCGTTTTCTGGGTCTTCCACGCGATCGgcctcggtgacctcgtcgactcCGACGCCCCCTGGCCCGAGAACAGCGGCCACAGCCAGCTCGACCATCACCACCACTACCACCAACAACCGTCGCAATTCCGGTCGGTGTCGGCGATGCTGATCCAGGAGGCGCTCCCGGTGGTGCGGTACGAGGAGCTGGTGGCGGCGGGACAGCACGTCGGCGGCAGTTGCGCGGTCTGCCTGTGCGAGTTCGAGGACGCGGAGGAGGTCCGGCGGCTGACCAATTGCAGGCACGTCTTCCACCGCGGCTGCCTTGACCGGTGGCTGGAGTACGACCAGCGGACTTGCCCGCTGTGCCGCACGCAGCTCGTTGGGGAGGAGACGCAGGACGCCCTCGACGATCAAATGTGGGCCGCCGCCGGTGTCCCGGATTCGTACTACGACGACTACTACTCATTTCCCTTTGTTTCACCCTCGCCGTCGAGCCCATCATCTCTGCTTCTTCCCCACCAGCTGTTTTCTTCCTACTAA